The Mycolicibacterium flavescens genome has a segment encoding these proteins:
- the yrdA_2 gene encoding isoleucine patch superfamily enzyme, carbonic anhydrase/acetyltransferase, which translates to MHTMSRMPEPLIVPIRGRTPSLHAEAWAAPNASLIGDVTLAARASVWYGATLRAEAEPIEVGFGTNIQDGVMVHVDPEFPVCIGEEVSVGHNAVLHGCVIEDGALIGMGAVILNGATVGQGALIAAGAVVPQGFVVPPRTLVAGVPGKVRRDLSDAEVNHNRYNAQVYQHLIDLHRDAKA; encoded by the coding sequence TGCCTGAGCCGCTGATCGTTCCCATCCGTGGTCGCACGCCGTCGCTGCATGCCGAGGCGTGGGCGGCGCCCAACGCGAGCCTGATTGGTGACGTGACGCTCGCGGCGCGGGCCAGCGTCTGGTACGGCGCCACGTTGCGGGCCGAGGCTGAGCCCATCGAGGTCGGCTTCGGGACCAACATCCAGGACGGGGTGATGGTCCACGTCGACCCGGAGTTCCCGGTCTGCATCGGCGAAGAGGTCAGCGTCGGCCACAACGCCGTACTGCACGGCTGTGTCATCGAGGACGGGGCGCTCATCGGCATGGGGGCGGTCATCCTCAACGGCGCGACGGTGGGACAGGGCGCCTTGATTGCCGCGGGTGCGGTCGTGCCGCAGGGTTTCGTGGTGCCGCCGCGGACTCTGGTCGCCGGGGTCCCGGGCAAGGTGCGAAGGGACCTCAGTGACGCAGAGGTCAATCACAACCGATACAACGCGCAGGTGTACCAGCATCTGATCGATCTGCACCGAGACGCGAAGGCCTAG
- a CDS encoding putative nucleoside-diphosphate sugar epimerase, with protein sequence MKRVRTLVTGATGYVGSRLVNELLTEGHEVVAASRNPDRLAEFGWQDRVDAVALDAHDEASARSAFADAGPIDVVYYLVHGIGQPDFREADNRAAANVARAAKDAGVRRIVYLGGFVPDGDELSEHLASRAEVAEALHVDAGPDVVWLGAAIIIGAGSTSFEMLRYVGDRFLVIPMPSWSVNPIDPISICDVLHYLVAAADSERVPAGAYDITGPETTSYADLLRTYARIAGKWRAELPVNGVDTGLVSWVTGVVLPVPGGLAADLVQSLDHPMMASDTRLREFVPDPPAGLIGVEEAITRALASRRRRPVDELTDPHHLADTDPGWAGGDTLRLQQVAGAVTPSVVRPALGLIGGVPGPVAGAVRTGVDTLLHFVPKVDLT encoded by the coding sequence GTGAAACGTGTTCGAACTCTGGTGACCGGCGCGACCGGTTACGTCGGCTCCCGGCTCGTCAACGAATTGCTCACCGAGGGCCACGAGGTGGTCGCCGCCAGCCGAAATCCCGACCGGCTGGCCGAGTTCGGGTGGCAGGACCGCGTCGACGCCGTCGCGTTGGACGCCCACGACGAAGCCTCGGCGCGGTCGGCGTTCGCCGACGCCGGCCCGATCGACGTCGTCTACTACCTCGTACACGGCATCGGGCAGCCCGATTTCCGCGAGGCCGACAACCGCGCGGCGGCCAACGTGGCGAGGGCGGCCAAGGACGCCGGGGTGCGTCGCATCGTGTACCTCGGCGGGTTCGTGCCCGACGGTGACGAGCTGTCCGAACACCTCGCGAGCCGCGCCGAAGTCGCCGAGGCGTTGCACGTCGACGCCGGACCGGACGTGGTGTGGCTCGGTGCGGCCATCATCATCGGCGCGGGGTCGACGTCGTTCGAGATGCTGCGCTACGTGGGTGATCGGTTCCTGGTCATCCCGATGCCGTCGTGGTCGGTGAACCCGATCGACCCGATCTCGATCTGCGATGTGCTGCACTATCTCGTCGCCGCCGCCGACAGCGAGCGTGTGCCCGCCGGCGCGTACGACATCACCGGCCCGGAAACCACGTCGTATGCCGACCTGCTGCGTACGTATGCGCGAATCGCCGGAAAGTGGCGCGCCGAGCTGCCGGTCAACGGCGTCGACACCGGTCTCGTCTCGTGGGTGACGGGGGTGGTGCTGCCGGTGCCGGGCGGACTTGCCGCCGACCTGGTGCAGTCGTTGGACCATCCGATGATGGCTTCTGACACCCGGCTGCGCGAGTTCGTGCCGGACCCGCCTGCCGGGCTGATCGGCGTCGAGGAGGCGATCACGCGGGCGCTGGCAAGCCGTCGCCGTCGACCCGTCGACGAGCTCACCGACCCACACCACCTCGCCGACACCGACCCCGGCTGGGCGGGTGGGGACACACTGCGTCTGCAACAGGTGGCCGGTGCGGTCACACCGTCGGTCGTCCGGCCCGCGCTCGGGCTCATCGGCGGGGTGCCCGGACCCGTCGCCGGGGCGGTGCGCACGGGGGTGGACACGCTGCTGCATTTCGTGCCTAAGGTCGATCTGACGTGA
- a CDS encoding putative metal-dependent membrane protease, whose product MTEETQTRPGLLREIREIVSACPVPHHEPPSVIRRRRIVVAVVLVIGAALLGYSLTRPPGDSSFYWLTLALAGVWALGAFLSGPLHMGCIRFRGRNQRPVITGTAVGLALGAVFVIGGLIAREIPGISEYITRVLEYANYGPLVLVTFITVINGLAEEMFFRGALYTALGTMKPILISTIFYVIATAATTGNPMLGFAAIILGTICAFERRMTGGILAPMLTHFFWGLVMVLALPPIFGV is encoded by the coding sequence GTGACGGAGGAGACGCAGACGCGCCCCGGCCTGCTTCGGGAGATCCGCGAGATCGTCAGCGCGTGCCCCGTTCCGCATCACGAACCACCCAGCGTCATACGGCGCAGGCGCATCGTCGTCGCGGTCGTGCTCGTCATCGGCGCCGCCCTGCTCGGTTATTCGCTGACCCGCCCGCCGGGTGACTCGTCGTTCTACTGGCTGACGTTGGCCCTGGCCGGGGTATGGGCGCTGGGCGCGTTCCTTTCCGGCCCGCTGCACATGGGATGCATCCGCTTCCGCGGCCGCAATCAACGACCCGTGATCACCGGCACCGCAGTGGGTTTGGCGCTGGGAGCGGTGTTCGTCATCGGCGGCCTGATCGCGCGCGAGATTCCCGGTATAAGCGAATACATCACTCGCGTACTGGAATACGCCAACTACGGACCCTTGGTCCTGGTGACGTTCATCACCGTCATCAACGGGCTGGCCGAGGAGATGTTCTTCCGCGGCGCGCTCTACACGGCGTTGGGCACGATGAAGCCGATACTGATCTCGACGATCTTCTACGTCATCGCCACCGCGGCCACCACCGGCAATCCGATGCTCGGCTTTGCCGCGATCATCCTGGGCACGATCTGCGCGTTCGAGCGCCGGATGACCGGCGGCATACTCGCACCGATGCTGACCCACTTCTTCTGGGGTCTGGTCATGGTGCTCGCGCTGCCGCCGATCTTCGGCGTCTGA
- the entS_1 gene encoding arabinose efflux permease family protein, producing MSTQFEIQQPVRNTGGWRVLAPFRNREYRLLIAAVTLSIFADGMFAVVLAMQVIDLNNDPVSLSIVTTCFGGALVAFVLVGGIAADRFPQRAIIIAVETVNVLASTAVAALGMLGALQIWHLAVGAAALGTAAAFFFPAYSAILPRILPPEQLLAANGVEGVVRPVFQRAIGPAAAGVIVGATFPALGAVAVAALFAVGLVLLIATRPALKPPAPQEHTHVLRDLRDGFVFVLGTPWLLWTLLFASIFVLVVLGPIEVLLPFIAKDRFVDGARMYGFILAFFGLGSALGALTVSSGRMPRRYLSVMMAMWGFGAIPLIVFGFTSSFTVMAVATFVIGFTDGTGMVIWGTLLQRRVPTAMLGRVSSLDFFVSLAFMPVSFAIVGPLSKVVSTQTIFLVAGIVPVLVAAVAVWAAGMRRDELAHPLR from the coding sequence GTGAGTACGCAATTCGAGATCCAACAGCCGGTGCGCAACACCGGTGGTTGGCGCGTACTCGCACCGTTCCGCAACCGCGAGTACCGCCTGCTGATCGCCGCGGTGACCTTGTCGATCTTCGCCGACGGCATGTTCGCGGTGGTACTGGCCATGCAGGTCATCGACCTGAACAACGACCCTGTATCGCTGTCGATCGTGACGACCTGTTTCGGCGGCGCGCTCGTCGCGTTCGTGTTGGTCGGCGGGATCGCCGCGGACCGATTCCCTCAACGCGCGATCATCATCGCGGTCGAGACAGTCAACGTACTCGCCTCGACCGCCGTCGCGGCGCTGGGGATGCTTGGCGCACTGCAGATCTGGCACCTGGCGGTGGGCGCGGCGGCCCTCGGCACGGCAGCGGCCTTCTTCTTCCCCGCCTACAGTGCGATCCTTCCGCGCATCCTGCCGCCCGAGCAGCTGCTCGCGGCCAACGGTGTGGAGGGTGTGGTGCGCCCGGTGTTCCAGCGCGCGATCGGCCCGGCCGCCGCCGGCGTGATCGTCGGCGCGACGTTCCCCGCACTGGGCGCGGTGGCGGTGGCCGCCCTGTTCGCCGTCGGCCTGGTGTTGCTCATCGCGACCCGGCCGGCACTGAAACCACCTGCGCCACAGGAGCACACACATGTGCTGCGCGATCTTCGCGACGGCTTCGTGTTCGTGCTCGGCACACCGTGGCTGTTGTGGACGCTGCTGTTCGCGAGCATCTTCGTGCTGGTCGTCCTGGGACCGATCGAAGTGCTGCTGCCGTTCATCGCCAAGGACCGCTTCGTCGACGGCGCGCGGATGTACGGATTCATCCTGGCGTTCTTCGGGCTCGGCAGCGCGCTCGGGGCACTCACCGTGTCGTCGGGCCGTATGCCGCGCCGGTATCTGTCGGTGATGATGGCGATGTGGGGTTTCGGCGCCATCCCGCTGATCGTGTTCGGCTTCACCTCGTCGTTCACGGTGATGGCGGTCGCGACCTTCGTCATCGGGTTCACCGACGGCACCGGAATGGTCATCTGGGGCACCCTGCTGCAGCGACGAGTGCCGACGGCGATGCTGGGCCGCGTGTCGAGCCTGGACTTCTTCGTCTCGCTGGCGTTCATGCCGGTGTCGTTCGCGATCGTCGGACCGCTGTCGAAAGTCGTTTCGACACAGACGATTTTCCTCGTCGCGGGTATCGTTCCCGTGCTGGTCGCCGCGGTCGCGGTGTGGGCGGCCGGGATGCGTCGCGACGAGCTGGCCCACCCGCTGCGCTGA
- the menB_1 gene encoding enoyl-CoA hydratase/carnithine racemase, producing the protein MTTLDSGAPTYTGIDALRVDLADGVLSVTLNRPDSLNSLNRAMLAGIAETLQTAATDRRVKVVRLGGAGRGFCSGAGIGDDDQAQKEVDGPASVLDAANDAVRAIVNLPQPVVAAVHGAAAGVGVSLALASDVVLASENAYFMLAFTKIGLMPDGGASALVAAAVGRTRAARMALLAEKVSAREAFEWGLAAAVYPADEFDAEVDKVLTSLKSGPAVALRKTKHAINAATLTEFEPALGREREGQLTLLTSSDFIEGITAFQQRRKVNFSDF; encoded by the coding sequence ATGACAACCCTCGATTCGGGCGCACCCACATACACCGGTATCGACGCTCTGAGGGTCGACCTCGCCGACGGTGTGCTTTCGGTGACGCTGAATCGGCCCGACAGCCTCAACTCGCTGAACCGGGCGATGCTGGCCGGTATCGCCGAAACCCTCCAGACGGCGGCCACCGATCGGCGGGTCAAGGTGGTGCGGCTCGGCGGTGCGGGCCGTGGCTTCTGCTCGGGCGCCGGCATCGGCGACGACGACCAGGCGCAGAAGGAGGTCGACGGGCCGGCCTCGGTGCTGGACGCCGCCAACGACGCGGTCCGCGCGATCGTCAACCTGCCCCAACCCGTTGTCGCGGCGGTGCACGGTGCGGCGGCAGGTGTCGGCGTCTCGCTGGCACTGGCCTCCGACGTCGTATTGGCTTCGGAGAACGCGTATTTCATGCTGGCGTTCACCAAGATCGGACTGATGCCCGACGGCGGGGCCTCGGCTCTGGTGGCCGCGGCGGTGGGACGCACCCGTGCCGCGCGGATGGCGCTGCTTGCCGAAAAGGTCTCGGCGCGTGAGGCATTCGAGTGGGGTCTGGCGGCCGCGGTCTATCCGGCCGATGAGTTCGACGCCGAGGTCGACAAGGTGCTCACCTCGTTGAAGTCGGGACCGGCGGTGGCGCTGCGCAAGACCAAGCACGCGATCAACGCGGCAACGCTCACCGAGTTCGAGCCCGCGCTCGGACGGGAACGCGAAGGTCAGTTGACGCTGCTGACCTCGTCGGACTTCATCGAGGGCATCACGGCGTTCCAGCAGCGCCGCAAGGTCAACTTCTCCGACTTCTAA
- the frc_3 gene encoding putative acyl-CoA transferase/carnitine dehydratase, with translation MAGPLQGLRVIELASIGPGPHAAMILGDLGADVVRIERPGKLGGVPTSKREATLRNRRSVAADLKSDEGRELVLRLVAKADVLIEGLRPGVTERLGLGPEDCAKVNERLIYGRMTGWGQTGPRRLQAGHDINYISLNGVLHSIGRAGERPVPPLNLTGDFGGGSMFLLVGILSALFERQNSGKGQVVDAAMIDGSSVLSQMIWGFLQDGLWTDQRGVNILDGGAPYYDTYTCADGRYIAVGCIEPQFYAAFLKGLGLEDADLPDQNDAGRWPELRAKLTEVIASKDRDHWAEVFAGSDACVTPVLSFSEVESEPHITERNTFYRDGEHLQPMPAPRFSRSTPAAPTPPGQPGADTEAVLRDWA, from the coding sequence ATGGCGGGACCTCTGCAGGGGCTGCGGGTGATCGAACTCGCGAGCATCGGACCCGGCCCGCACGCGGCGATGATCCTCGGTGACCTGGGCGCTGACGTCGTCCGGATCGAACGGCCGGGCAAGCTCGGGGGAGTGCCCACCAGCAAGCGCGAGGCCACGCTGCGCAACCGTCGCTCGGTGGCCGCCGACCTCAAGAGCGACGAGGGTCGCGAACTGGTTTTGCGGCTCGTCGCGAAGGCCGACGTGCTGATCGAGGGCCTGCGCCCCGGTGTCACCGAACGGCTCGGTCTCGGCCCGGAGGACTGCGCGAAGGTCAACGAACGGCTGATCTACGGGCGCATGACCGGTTGGGGTCAGACCGGCCCGCGCCGCCTACAGGCCGGCCACGACATCAACTACATCTCGCTGAACGGTGTGCTGCACTCGATCGGGCGCGCGGGCGAACGGCCGGTGCCGCCGCTGAACCTCACCGGCGACTTCGGTGGCGGCTCGATGTTCCTGCTCGTCGGCATCCTGTCCGCGCTGTTCGAACGGCAGAACTCGGGCAAGGGCCAGGTGGTCGACGCCGCGATGATCGACGGGTCGAGCGTGCTGTCGCAGATGATCTGGGGCTTCCTGCAGGACGGGCTGTGGACCGATCAGCGAGGAGTCAACATCCTCGACGGCGGTGCGCCCTACTACGACACCTACACCTGCGCCGACGGCCGCTACATCGCGGTCGGGTGCATCGAGCCGCAGTTCTACGCCGCGTTCCTCAAGGGACTGGGCCTGGAGGACGCCGACCTTCCCGACCAGAACGACGCGGGCCGCTGGCCGGAGCTGCGCGCGAAGTTGACCGAGGTCATCGCCAGCAAGGACCGCGATCACTGGGCCGAGGTCTTCGCAGGCAGCGACGCCTGCGTGACGCCCGTGCTGTCGTTCAGCGAGGTCGAGTCCGAACCGCATATCACCGAGCGCAACACCTTCTATCGCGACGGTGAGCACCTGCAACCGATGCCCGCGCCGCGGTTCTCCCGCAGCACGCCGGCGGCACCCACGCCGCCCGGCCAACCCGGAGCCGACACCGAAGCCGTCTTACGAGACTGGGCATAG
- the fabG_8 gene encoding short-chain dehydrogenase/reductase SDR, producing the protein MEIKDAVAVVTGGASGLGLATTKRLLDRGASVVVIDLKGEEAVKELGDRAQFVETNVTDPDAVSAALDAAEKMGPLRINVNCAGIGNAIKTLSKDGPFPLDGFKKVIEVNLIGTFNVLRLAAERIAKTEPINGERGVIINTASVAAFEGQIGQAAYSASKGGVVGMTLPIARDLSREFIRVVTIAPGLFKTPLLGSLPEEAQQSLGKQIPHPARLGDPDEYGALATHIVENPMLNGEVIRLDGAIRMAPR; encoded by the coding sequence GTGGAGATCAAGGACGCCGTAGCCGTCGTCACCGGTGGCGCATCGGGCCTCGGCCTGGCCACCACCAAGCGCCTGCTCGACAGGGGCGCATCGGTGGTCGTCATAGACCTCAAGGGCGAAGAGGCGGTCAAGGAACTCGGTGACCGTGCCCAGTTCGTCGAGACCAACGTGACCGATCCTGACGCCGTCAGCGCGGCGCTGGACGCGGCCGAGAAGATGGGCCCGCTGCGCATCAACGTCAACTGCGCGGGCATCGGCAACGCGATCAAGACGCTGAGCAAGGACGGGCCGTTCCCGCTCGACGGCTTCAAGAAGGTCATCGAGGTCAACCTGATCGGCACGTTCAATGTGCTGCGGTTGGCGGCGGAGAGAATCGCCAAGACCGAGCCCATCAACGGTGAGCGCGGCGTCATCATCAACACCGCGTCCGTCGCGGCATTCGAGGGCCAGATCGGTCAGGCCGCCTACTCCGCGTCCAAGGGCGGCGTGGTCGGGATGACGCTGCCGATCGCGCGTGACCTGTCGCGCGAGTTCATTCGCGTCGTCACGATCGCACCGGGTCTGTTCAAGACCCCGCTGCTGGGTTCGCTGCCGGAGGAGGCGCAGCAGTCGCTGGGCAAGCAGATACCGCATCCGGCGCGCCTCGGCGATCCCGACGAGTACGGCGCGCTGGCCACCCACATCGTCGAGAACCCGATGCTCAACGGTGAAGTGATCCGCTTGGACGGCGCGATCCGGATGGCTCCGCGATGA
- a CDS encoding 2-nitropropane dioxygenase produces MSIRTKFTETFGVEHPVVQGGMQWVGRAELVAAVANAGALGFITALTQPTPADLAKEIAKCRDLTDKPFGVNLTILPTINPPPYDEYRQVIVDSGIKIVETAGSNPAPHLPMFHENGIKVLHKCTSVRHAVKAQSLGVDGISIDGFECAGHPGEDDIPGLVLIPAASTKIDIPMIASGGFADARGLVAALALGADGINMGSRFMCTVESAIHQNVKEAIVAGTELDTELIFRPLRNTARVASNAVSREVVEILNRGGQFEDVKDLVAGSRGVKVYEVGDLDAGIWSVGTAMGLINDIPTCGDLVARIVDEAEEIISGRLSDMIADDEEENVA; encoded by the coding sequence ATGAGCATCAGGACGAAGTTCACCGAGACGTTCGGTGTCGAGCATCCCGTCGTGCAGGGTGGGATGCAGTGGGTTGGCCGCGCGGAACTCGTTGCGGCCGTCGCGAATGCGGGTGCGCTCGGTTTCATCACTGCGCTGACCCAGCCGACGCCTGCCGATCTGGCCAAGGAGATCGCCAAGTGCCGCGATCTGACCGACAAGCCGTTCGGGGTCAACCTGACGATCCTGCCGACGATCAACCCGCCGCCGTATGACGAGTACCGCCAGGTGATCGTCGACTCGGGCATCAAGATCGTCGAGACCGCGGGTTCGAACCCGGCGCCGCATCTGCCGATGTTCCACGAGAACGGGATCAAGGTGCTGCACAAGTGCACCTCGGTGCGGCATGCGGTCAAGGCGCAGAGCCTCGGCGTCGACGGCATCAGTATCGACGGATTCGAGTGTGCGGGCCATCCCGGCGAGGACGACATTCCGGGGCTGGTGCTGATCCCGGCGGCGTCGACCAAGATCGACATCCCGATGATCGCCTCCGGCGGGTTCGCCGATGCCCGTGGCCTGGTGGCGGCGCTGGCGCTGGGCGCCGACGGCATCAACATGGGATCGCGGTTCATGTGCACCGTCGAATCGGCGATCCACCAGAACGTCAAGGAAGCGATCGTCGCGGGCACCGAGCTCGACACGGAGCTGATCTTCCGGCCGCTGCGCAACACAGCCCGCGTGGCCAGCAACGCGGTGTCGCGTGAGGTCGTCGAGATCCTCAACCGCGGCGGTCAGTTCGAGGACGTCAAGGACCTGGTCGCCGGTTCGCGCGGGGTGAAGGTCTACGAGGTCGGCGATCTGGACGCAGGCATCTGGAGCGTGGGCACCGCGATGGGGCTGATCAACGACATCCCGACCTGTGGGGATCTGGTCGCGCGCATCGTCGACGAGGCCGAGGAGATCATCAGCGGCCGGCTCAGCGACATGATCGCCGACGACGAAGAAGAGAACGTGGCTTAA
- a CDS encoding DoxX family protein: MTFLVVVIDMTTTDAATTATTTRDTAMDIGLLILRIGVGAAILQAGLIKAFDFGTTVGFMESAGWRLPGLAAFMVTAAETLGGLGLIFGVLTPLAACAVIAAMVDAWAVNVSQSAFWSEPFNVPFLIGVGAAALLFLGAGAYSVDAKVWGRVSWGRRVAVGLLVVAFAAAILTWVALLGTNPIHFTAGA; the protein is encoded by the coding sequence GTGACGTTCCTGGTAGTCGTAATCGACATGACAACGACAGACGCGGCGACCACCGCCACCACCACGCGCGACACTGCGATGGACATCGGCCTGCTCATCCTGAGAATCGGTGTCGGCGCGGCCATCCTTCAGGCCGGCCTCATCAAGGCCTTCGACTTCGGCACCACGGTCGGTTTCATGGAGTCCGCCGGGTGGCGGTTGCCGGGGTTGGCCGCGTTCATGGTCACCGCGGCCGAGACGCTCGGCGGCCTGGGACTCATCTTCGGTGTGCTGACGCCGTTGGCTGCGTGCGCGGTGATCGCGGCGATGGTCGATGCCTGGGCCGTCAACGTGTCGCAGTCGGCTTTCTGGTCCGAACCGTTCAACGTGCCGTTCCTGATCGGGGTTGGCGCCGCTGCACTGTTGTTCCTCGGGGCGGGCGCGTACTCGGTCGACGCCAAGGTGTGGGGCCGCGTGTCGTGGGGTCGGCGCGTAGCCGTGGGTCTGCTGGTGGTGGCATTCGCAGCCGCGATCCTGACCTGGGTGGCGCTGCTGGGCACCAACCCCATCCACTTCACGGCCGGGGCCTAG
- the ydgH_1 gene encoding putative RND superfamily drug exporter — MLQRIAHLAIAAPRRIIAIAVLVMVACGIFGIPVAKHLSAGGFQDPTSESAKATQLLVDKFGQGDMELILSVHSDEGAQSPTARAVGEELAAELRAAPSVVGVTSLWSAPPTAAPSLISEDGKTGLIVAGITGGESAAQKHAKELSERLVHDRDGVTVRAGGEAMIYVQINGQSERDLLKMEAIAIPLCFVALVWVFGGLLAAALPLAIGGLAILGSMAVLRGVTYLTDVSIFALNLTVALGLALAIDYTLLIISRYRDELADGVEPDSALVRTMVTAGRTVLFSAMTVALSMVAMVLFPMYFLKSFAYAGIAVVTFAAVAAVVVAPAAIVLLGDRLDSLDVRRFGRRLFGRPEPERKPIEQSFWYRCTKVVMRRALPIGLAIVTLLLVLGAPFLNARWGFPDERVLPQSASARQVGDELRNDFAVDSARNITVVIPDTKGITPAMVDRYAADLSRVADVSSVSAPGGTFVDGSSVGPPSAATGVKDGSAFLTVASEAPLYSDASEAQLDRLEAVSTPADVPVLLTGTAQLNRDSASAITSRLPLVLGVIGAITFVLLFLLTGSVVLPVKALILNVLSLTAAFGALVWIFQEGHLGALGTTPTGTLVANMPVLLFCIAFGLSMDYEVFLVSRIREFWLQLGKDPTMSARARNDESVALGLARTGRVVTAAALLMSISFAALIAAEVSFMRMFGVGLTLAVLADATLVRMGLVPAFMHLLGRWNWWAPKPLARLHERIGLTESVEPSLAAGESPVEPAGTR; from the coding sequence GTGCTGCAGCGAATCGCACATCTGGCCATAGCGGCGCCCCGGCGCATCATCGCGATTGCGGTCCTGGTGATGGTCGCGTGCGGGATCTTCGGCATCCCTGTCGCCAAACACCTCTCCGCGGGCGGTTTCCAGGACCCTACGTCGGAGTCGGCGAAGGCCACCCAGCTCTTGGTCGACAAGTTCGGTCAGGGCGACATGGAGCTGATCCTCAGCGTGCATTCCGACGAGGGCGCGCAGAGCCCGACCGCCCGCGCTGTCGGGGAGGAACTCGCCGCCGAACTGCGGGCCGCACCGTCCGTCGTCGGGGTGACCTCGCTTTGGAGCGCACCGCCGACCGCCGCGCCTTCGCTGATCAGCGAGGACGGGAAGACCGGGTTGATCGTCGCCGGCATCACAGGCGGTGAAAGCGCCGCGCAGAAACATGCCAAGGAACTCTCCGAGCGTCTCGTGCACGACCGCGACGGCGTCACCGTGCGCGCCGGCGGCGAGGCCATGATCTACGTGCAGATCAACGGGCAGAGCGAAAGAGACCTCCTGAAGATGGAGGCGATCGCGATCCCGCTGTGCTTCGTGGCGCTGGTCTGGGTGTTCGGCGGCCTGCTCGCCGCCGCGCTGCCGTTGGCCATCGGTGGTCTCGCGATCCTCGGTTCGATGGCGGTGCTGCGCGGCGTCACCTACCTCACCGATGTGTCAATCTTCGCCCTGAACCTCACGGTCGCACTCGGTTTGGCGCTCGCAATCGACTACACGCTGTTGATCATCAGCCGGTATCGCGACGAGCTCGCCGATGGCGTGGAACCCGACTCGGCGTTGGTGCGCACGATGGTGACCGCCGGGCGCACCGTGTTGTTCTCGGCGATGACGGTCGCGCTGTCCATGGTCGCGATGGTGTTGTTCCCGATGTACTTCCTGAAGTCGTTCGCGTACGCGGGAATTGCGGTGGTGACGTTCGCGGCCGTCGCTGCGGTGGTGGTCGCGCCCGCGGCGATCGTCCTGCTCGGCGACCGGTTGGATTCGCTGGATGTGCGGCGGTTCGGTCGACGGCTGTTCGGCAGGCCGGAGCCGGAGCGCAAACCGATCGAGCAGTCGTTCTGGTACCGCTGCACGAAAGTCGTGATGCGCCGGGCGCTTCCGATCGGGCTCGCGATCGTCACGCTGCTGCTGGTCCTCGGCGCGCCGTTCCTCAACGCCCGCTGGGGGTTCCCGGACGAGCGGGTGCTGCCTCAGTCCGCGTCGGCGCGCCAGGTCGGCGACGAGCTGCGCAACGACTTCGCCGTCGACTCGGCCCGCAACATCACCGTCGTCATACCGGACACCAAGGGAATCACGCCCGCGATGGTGGACCGTTACGCCGCCGATCTTTCGCGGGTTGCCGACGTGTCGTCGGTGTCGGCTCCGGGCGGCACGTTCGTCGACGGTAGTTCGGTCGGGCCGCCGTCGGCCGCGACCGGCGTCAAGGACGGCAGCGCTTTTCTCACGGTCGCCAGTGAAGCGCCGCTGTACAGCGATGCCTCCGAAGCGCAGCTCGACCGGCTGGAGGCCGTGAGCACTCCCGCCGATGTTCCGGTGCTGCTGACCGGCACCGCACAACTGAACCGGGACAGTGCCTCGGCGATCACGTCGCGGCTGCCGCTGGTGCTCGGGGTGATCGGGGCCATCACCTTCGTGCTGCTCTTCCTGCTCACCGGGAGCGTGGTGCTGCCGGTGAAGGCGTTGATACTCAACGTCTTATCACTGACGGCCGCATTCGGTGCGCTGGTGTGGATCTTCCAGGAAGGCCATCTCGGCGCGCTGGGCACCACGCCGACAGGAACCTTGGTGGCCAACATGCCGGTGTTGTTGTTCTGCATCGCGTTCGGGCTGTCGATGGACTACGAGGTCTTCCTGGTCTCGCGTATCCGCGAGTTCTGGCTGCAGTTGGGCAAGGACCCGACGATGTCCGCGCGTGCCCGCAACGATGAGAGCGTGGCCCTCGGCCTGGCCAGGACCGGCCGCGTGGTGACCGCGGCGGCGCTGCTGATGTCGATCTCGTTCGCCGCGTTGATCGCCGCGGAGGTGTCGTTCATGCGGATGTTCGGCGTGGGGCTGACGCTGGCGGTGCTGGCCGACGCGACGCTGGTGCGGATGGGACTGGTGCCGGCGTTCATGCATCTGCTCGGCCGGTGGAATTGGTGGGCGCCCAAGCCGCTGGCGCGGCTGCACGAACGGATCGGCTTGACGGAGTCGGTCGAACCGTCGCTTGCCGCCGGCGAGAGCCCGGTCGAACCGGCGGGTACGCGATGA